AGTTGAATGAAAGCAAGCTCCCTCATCAAGAGTTGGCAGTGCCGTATGATAAAATGCCAATGCCTGCTTTAAAAGAACTTGTTTCTGAAGATGGCACAACCTTTATTCAAACGGTTTTATTTGAAAAAGGAGCTTCTTCTGATGAATTAAAAGAAGGTCTTACAGAATTAGAGACGCGTGTAGACCGTGAGTTTGAAAGAAATCCTCTTAATGAAAAAATAACGTCAGACAGCCTTATTGCTCGTGTTACAGGGCCTGCGGGAATTAGTGTTGATGCAACAGGCTTATTTAAAAATGCTGACGTTTCTTTATTAATTGGAACGGTTTTACTTGTCCTAGTATTTCTGCTGCTTATTTATCGTTCACCAATTTTGCCTTTCGTTCCCCTTATTGCAGTTGGAGCGGCTTATGCTGTTGCAACGCCAATTCTCGGTGCTCTCGCAAAGGCTGGCTATATAAGTTATGATTCTCAAGGTATTTCCATTATGACTGTTCTTCTTTTCGGAGCTGGAACAGATTATTGTTTATTTTTAATTTCGCGCTTTCGTCTTTTCCTCTATGAAGAAGGAAGTCGTCTACGAGCTTTAAAACGTGCATTTCTAGATACGTCGGGAGCCATTGGAGTAAGTGGTTTAACCGTCGTTTCAGCACTTTTAGTTTTACTTGTTTCTCAATATGCTACAATTCACAACTTTGCCATTCCGTTTAGCTTATCTATTTTTATTATGATGATTTCATCTTTAACCCTTGTGCCAGCACTTTTAAGTATTCTTGGTAGAAGCGCATTTTTCCCATTTGTGCCAAGAACAGAAGAGATGGAAAAAGAAAGAGCACAGAAAAAAAATAAAAAGATTAAGCTTCACAAGCAATCTCGTTTTTGGTATAAAGTTGGAGCTTATTCAGCTAACAAGCCTGTTCGTACCGTTATCATCACACTTCTGTTTCTTATTGTGAGTTCCACATTTGTAACAGGAATTAAGTATTCATATGATACGCTTTCAGCGTTCCCGAAAGATACGCCGTCTCGCGAAGGATTTGACCTTATTAGCGATGGATTTGGAGCAGGAGATCTCGCTCCTTTAACAATTGTCTTTGAACAAAATGATGAAAATATGAATATTAAAAATGATCTTGCTCGTTTAGACGGAATAAGTCGTGTTGAAAATCCAGAAACGAGTCAAAGTGATCAGAATTTTGTTTCTTATAAAGTTGAACTTGAACAAAATCCGTATAGTAATGCAGCGATGGATGATGTAGAGCAGTTGCGTAAGGACCTTAAAGAGATCTCAGATGACAAAGGGTTTGAAAATGTCTGGATTAGTGGTCAAACAGCTGAGCAGCTTGATCAAAGAACGGTTATTGCTCAAGACGAGATGAAAATTATTAGTTTCGTCATCGTTGTAGTAGCACTGCTTCTTTTACTTTATTTACGTTCTATTGTGGCAATGGTGTACTTAATTGCAACAGTATTAATTTCTTTTACGAGCGCACTTGGGCTTGGCTGGATTATTCTTCATTATGGATTTGATGTAGAAGCTATTTCAGGTCTTATCCCTATTTATGCATTCGTCTTTATTGTGGCGCTTGGAGAAGATTACAACATCTTTATGATTTCAAATATATGGGAAAAGAAAAAAGAGTTGCCGCTTAAGGAAGCAATAAAAGAAGGAGTTGGCCAAAGCGGTGGTGTGATTACGTCTGCAGGAATTATTTTGGCAGGAACGTTCGCTGTACTTACAACACTTCCGATTCAAGTGCTTGTTCAGTTTGGCTTAATTACAGCAATTGGAGTTTTGCTTGATACGTTCATTGTTCGTCCACTGCTTGTTCCCGCGATTACAAGTCTATTAGGAAAATGGGCATTCTGGCCTTCAAAGCTTGGAAAGGTCAAAGCAAGAGAAGAGAATTAAACGAAGAAATCCTTTGGACTTTGTTCAAAGGATTTCTTTAAAAAGGAGAAAGAAAAGATGAAAAAAGGAATCAAATACAGCCTTATTACGGTTTTTGTTTTGCTTCTTATTGGACTAGGAAGCTTTTTTGTTTGGTCACAACTTACATATGAGCCATCAAAAGAGTTGACAACTCTTGTTAATGTTGAAAATATACAGCACGAAGACGATGCTGTTATTCTTCAACCTAAAAAAAGCAATGGAAAAGGAATTATTCTTTACCCTGGAGCAAAAGTAGAGCCAGAGGCATACAGCTACTATGGAAAAAAACTAGCTGAAGATGGCTATTTTGTGGCTATTCCACATGTTTTATTGAATTTTTCTATTTTTGATCAAAATAGAGCAGAGGATATTATTGAAAAATACGATGACATTGAAGAGTGGTATATTGGGGGGCATTCTCTTGGAGGTGTTAGTGCCGCTTCTTATGCCTATAAACATTCAAAAGAGATAAACGGCGTTATTTTCCTCGGGTCTTATCCAAATGAAAGTAATGATTTTTCGGAAAAAGAACTTCCAATGCTGTCTCTCTACGGAGAGCTTGATGGTTTATCAACTAAAAAGAAAATAGCACAAACTCATCATCTCTTATCTAAAGGTGCAGTTGTGCGTGAAATTAAGGGTGGAAATCATGCTCAGTTTGGGTTATATGGAAAACAAAAAGGAGATAACAAAGCGACAATCACGCCTAAACAACAGCAAGATGAAATGGTTCGCGTGACAAAAGAATGGCTTCAAAAGGTGAGTTTAAAAGATGATTAGGTGAGAAACATATCCTTTTGGGTGGTAGGGAGATAAATTAAACATGTATTAACTATAATTTAACCATTTTTTAACATTAGTCTTGTATTCTTTCAAGGAGACTTGAAAGGAGTGACAAGATGGGAAAGAGAAACAAAGTTCGCATAAAAGCAGTAATTATTTTAAGCTTCTTACTCGTTTTTCTAGTCTTTTCAATATATGTGTATCATCAGTACAAAATAATAAAAGAAAAAAGCTTACTTAAATACGAAGGAAATCTCAACCTTTTCAGTGAGATAGGATGGCATGTAAATAATGAAGGAAATGGAGAATACGTTCATTTTTTAAACAGAAGTGAAATGTAATGTAAGAGATATTTTCACTCGTTTTTGTAGAAAGAATTAAGGATGAAGAGAATGAAAAAAGAAGGGGTTATTGACTTAAAACCCCTTCGTTCTCTACATAGCGTAAAATAAGTATTCGGGCTTCTTCATTTCTAGCATACTCCCGATAAAAAAGCGGATACTGGTTCATCTTGTTTTCTAAAAAAGAATATTGAGGAAAAGCTTCAAAGAAAGTGAGACTAAGAGCATTCATCTGTCGCTCAGGAATTTTCGTTCCTTTTCCGCGCAAAACGTAATTAACGCTTCCTACAATGTTCATCATGTATGTATTAAGATCAGCATTAAAACAAGCTTCAGACGTTAAACACTCTTTAAAATCTTTCTTAATACTCTTTGTTTCTTCATAAGGAAAAGGATCGTATAGTTCCTCATTTATTTCTTTCAGCCTTTCATAAATCACTATGTTTTCGATTGTAGGCACCGCCTTTTACAAAATATACTAAACTATTGAATATAATACCACTTTTTGGGTAGTTTGGCGCATTTAAAATGTTAAAAACCAGTGACCAAGTAGAAATCCAATATAGTTTCCAATAATATACCCTAATGTGCCAACAACTAAAATAGGTCCTACTAAATTTCTCCACCCTTTTGCAATCGCCATTGCACTTGCTGTTGTTGGACCTCCTACTGTTGCATTGCTTGCTAGAACAATGTGTTCAAGGTCAAGCTTGAATAGTTTTCCAAATAGAAGTCCTATTCCTAAGTTAAATAAACCAACAATTGAAACGAATAAAATTAATAACGGGGCTTTTTCAATAATTAAAGGAATAGAGGCAGGTGCGCCAATCACGACAAAGAAAATATAGATAAGGTATGTGCCAAGTTCCTGTCCGCTTTTTATTTTGTTAAAGTAGTGTGGAAAAAGGTAGATAAAAAGAAATGTAAGCGTTGAAAGAAGCAAATATTTTTCTCCTAACACACCATTCAAAAAAACTACAATCCCTGAAGTATTTTCATCACCAGGAATGACACGGTCAAAAAAATCGGCTAGTTTAAATGAAAGAACAACTAAGAAAAAAGAAGTGCCAATAGAGGCGGCGACATCTTTTAAGGAAATTTCCTTTCTACGCCAATACTCAGCTGCGAGCGTTTCTTCTTTATTTACTCTTCCACGTTCAAGCTCATCGATATGCGGAGTGTTGAATCGATTTTTAAAAAACAAAAGAGATGGAATGAGCATAAAAAGAGCAAACATAGCAGCCATCACCATATTATCTGCTACAACGGTTGCTGATACCATTTCACTAGAAGGTTCGAACCGGGCTGTTACAGCCGCAAAGTTAACACCGCCTCCAATATAAGAAGCAGCAATAGCAGCAGAGAGTTTGGCAAGCTCTGGAATATAATCTTTTAAAAGAAAGAAACCAATTGAGCTTCCGATAACAGTACCAGTAGCACAAATCAAGAAAGTTAAAATAAGCTTTTTACTTTCTTGAAAAAGTTCTCTCATATTAATGTTAAAAAGTAGAAGGGGGATTGCGAGTGGAACAAGGTATGTCCATACAGCATCATACACAGGAGATGCTGATGGAATAATGTTAAGGTTGGAAAGAATGAGAGCACCAAGTAGGGCAATTACGGCTCCTGATATGACTGAGGCCCACTTATATTTCTGTTCAAGAAAAATACTAATCGAGGCCCAAACAGCCAATATTCCCCAAAGCATCCACGTATCGTCAGACTGAACAATTGCATTTATCATATAATCATCCTCCTCTTTTTCCTTAAACAGAGGTTGATTCATGATGTGAAAAACTGTTAAAGAGATATAATTAGCTGTATTGTAGCATATAGAAAAAATGAAAAAGCAAACAAAAGCTTTCTCTGATTCTGTGAAAGGAAAGAAAGCTTTTTTTACTCTATTGCTGCTTTATTATCAAGTAATTCAATATAAAATTCTTCATTTGTATAACTACAAATGAAAATATCTTGAATTTTCTCGTTTCCTAGTTTTGTTAACTCTTCTTTTAACCATTTTTCATCTTTATTAATCAGATGAAGATGTTGTCTTTGAATATTTCCATCTAAAATAAGCGGAAGTGAAAAATCATCTTTATGCTGAAAAACCGATAAATGCCCCGTTGGTTCTAAAAGAGCAAAGCTTACTTTTGAGATGTCTGCAATATCTTTGCTGCGAAGTTGAAGATATAAATCATCTAACGTATAGCCGAGGTCACGCATCACCTTTTGATTACATTTTCCATGTTCAATAACAAGTGAAGGACGCCCATCCATTATGGCTCGAGCTTTTTGACTTTTAAGCGTTACTTTAGAAAGGATAAACTGAATAATAATTAGTAAAATAATAGGAAGAAGCCCTTTGAAAATGGAGCTTTCAGGATTTTCGATAGTTAATACAGCTAAGTCTGCAATCATAAGGGTAATACCAACATCTAAAACACTAACGTCTCCGAGGTCTTTTTTTCCTGTTAAGCGAAAAAAGATTAGGATGACAACAAACATAAATGGTGTGCGTAAAAGCAGATGAAAATATTCGTCCATCATTTTTGCTCCTTCACATAATCTAAAAGGATGTTTTATAAGTAGGTTTATCAAATGAGGAATTTTTATGCGAGGATTTTCTAGTCATCACGAACAAAGCGCAGATTAGTAAGAAGAAGAGAAATGATAAGAGTTAAAATGGCTAGCGTATAGACGAAAGTTGTCATTGGTTCTTCATGATTAACGATAATCAATCGAACAATGGCTGTAACTGCAATATAAATAAAATAACGAAGGGGAAAATGATTGTTGTTTTGAAAGTATTTCACAACAAGACTTAAAAATTCAAAGTAAAGGAAATAAACGAGAATGCCCTCAACAAGAGAGTAGTAAGATGTTTTGTCATCGTGTAGCGCAAGACTTTGAATCAGAAAAATGGTTTTTTTAACAAGAAACAAAGAAAGAATAATGCCTAAAAAGAAGATCATTGTATTTAAAATACGTTGAAAGAAAATAGAAGCATAGTTATCATGATTTCCTTTCACAGTCTGTCACTCCTTCAAAGATGGATAGCACATCGGCTATTCTTTAAATATATTCACGTAAGGCGAAAACATGTCCATAATCAAAAGTGTAATCATTAGGCTGAAATGAACTAGGCTGTTAAAATGGAAACAAGAAAATAAAAGGAGGATTTTATATGAAGGTTTTAGTGATTATCGCTCATCCTGCAATTGAACAATCAACAGTTAATAAAGCATGGATGGAAGAGCTGAAAAAGCATGATAATATAACGGTTCACGAACTTTATCAAGAATATAAAGAAGAGATCGATGTGAAAAGAGAGCAAGAACTTTGCGAAGCGCATGACCGTATTGTGTGGCAATTTCCGTTCTATTGGTATAGCTCTCCTTCACTTTTAAAAGAGTGGCAAGATAAA
The sequence above is a segment of the Priestia filamentosa genome. Coding sequences within it:
- a CDS encoding DUF421 domain-containing protein, producing the protein MDEYFHLLLRTPFMFVVILIFFRLTGKKDLGDVSVLDVGITLMIADLAVLTIENPESSIFKGLLPIILLIIIQFILSKVTLKSQKARAIMDGRPSLVIEHGKCNQKVMRDLGYTLDDLYLQLRSKDIADISKVSFALLEPTGHLSVFQHKDDFSLPLILDGNIQRQHLHLINKDEKWLKEELTKLGNEKIQDIFICSYTNEEFYIELLDNKAAIE
- a CDS encoding alpha/beta fold hydrolase, with amino-acid sequence MKKGIKYSLITVFVLLLIGLGSFFVWSQLTYEPSKELTTLVNVENIQHEDDAVILQPKKSNGKGIILYPGAKVEPEAYSYYGKKLAEDGYFVAIPHVLLNFSIFDQNRAEDIIEKYDDIEEWYIGGHSLGGVSAASYAYKHSKEINGVIFLGSYPNESNDFSEKELPMLSLYGELDGLSTKKKIAQTHHLLSKGAVVREIKGGNHAQFGLYGKQKGDNKATITPKQQQDEMVRVTKEWLQKVSLKDD
- the psiE gene encoding phosphate-starvation-inducible protein PsiE, whose protein sequence is MKGNHDNYASIFFQRILNTMIFFLGIILSLFLVKKTIFLIQSLALHDDKTSYYSLVEGILVYFLYFEFLSLVVKYFQNNNHFPLRYFIYIAVTAIVRLIIVNHEEPMTTFVYTLAILTLIISLLLTNLRFVRDD
- a CDS encoding MMPL family transporter — its product is MNHFMKKLIRGIVGKKGRWITLIAWVLLIGVLQMVLPSSSTYTDDSVEPLPSSEPSMKAAHIVEEKFPNSDGVPALLTWYNKDGISEKELTAIASLSKELNESKLPHQELAVPYDKMPMPALKELVSEDGTTFIQTVLFEKGASSDELKEGLTELETRVDREFERNPLNEKITSDSLIARVTGPAGISVDATGLFKNADVSLLIGTVLLVLVFLLLIYRSPILPFVPLIAVGAAYAVATPILGALAKAGYISYDSQGISIMTVLLFGAGTDYCLFLISRFRLFLYEEGSRLRALKRAFLDTSGAIGVSGLTVVSALLVLLVSQYATIHNFAIPFSLSIFIMMISSLTLVPALLSILGRSAFFPFVPRTEEMEKERAQKKNKKIKLHKQSRFWYKVGAYSANKPVRTVIITLLFLIVSSTFVTGIKYSYDTLSAFPKDTPSREGFDLISDGFGAGDLAPLTIVFEQNDENMNIKNDLARLDGISRVENPETSQSDQNFVSYKVELEQNPYSNAAMDDVEQLRKDLKEISDDKGFENVWISGQTAEQLDQRTVIAQDEMKIISFVIVVVALLLLLYLRSIVAMVYLIATVLISFTSALGLGWIILHYGFDVEAISGLIPIYAFVFIVALGEDYNIFMISNIWEKKKELPLKEAIKEGVGQSGGVITSAGIILAGTFAVLTTLPIQVLVQFGLITAIGVLLDTFIVRPLLVPAITSLLGKWAFWPSKLGKVKAREEN
- a CDS encoding YxiJ family protein, whose amino-acid sequence is MPTIENIVIYERLKEINEELYDPFPYEETKSIKKDFKECLTSEACFNADLNTYMMNIVGSVNYVLRGKGTKIPERQMNALSLTFFEAFPQYSFLENKMNQYPLFYREYARNEEARILILRYVENEGVLSQ
- a CDS encoding DUF819 domain-containing protein — encoded protein: MINAIVQSDDTWMLWGILAVWASISIFLEQKYKWASVISGAVIALLGALILSNLNIIPSASPVYDAVWTYLVPLAIPLLLFNINMRELFQESKKLILTFLICATGTVIGSSIGFFLLKDYIPELAKLSAAIAASYIGGGVNFAAVTARFEPSSEMVSATVVADNMVMAAMFALFMLIPSLLFFKNRFNTPHIDELERGRVNKEETLAAEYWRRKEISLKDVAASIGTSFFLVVLSFKLADFFDRVIPGDENTSGIVVFLNGVLGEKYLLLSTLTFLFIYLFPHYFNKIKSGQELGTYLIYIFFVVIGAPASIPLIIEKAPLLILFVSIVGLFNLGIGLLFGKLFKLDLEHIVLASNATVGGPTTASAMAIAKGWRNLVGPILVVGTLGYIIGNYIGFLLGHWFLTF